The genomic window CCCGGGcgtgtgggcacagggaggcgCGGGCACAGCCCCGTGCTCGGACCGCTCCGGCCCTGCCGAGACGGCCCCGCGTGTGGAAacggcggcgggcggggccgcggcgcttTGTTTACTCGGCGCGGCGCTGACGTGGACCTGGGCGGGGGTGGCGGGGCAAGCGCGGCCGGCGGGGCGGAGCGCGGCGGGCGCCGGCGGAGCGGCTCGACATGGGTgagcggcgggcgcggggcgcggggcggggggcggtgGCGGCTTGAGGGGCCCGTCCGTCACGCCGGGCCGGTGCTGAGCCCTCCCGTGGGGAGGGAACGGGCTCCCGACGGCCAGCACGGCTGGGCGCGGGTgtgacactgccctgggccccagcgcgggcgggccgggccgggccctgCCCGCGGGCCGTGGGTCTTTACGGTCGTTGCCGCTGAGGCGCCGCAGGCCAGGGCCGGGGCCGTCCGAGCAGCGCGGCAGGAGGCGGGTTCGGTTATATCCTCATGGTTCGGTTATATGCTCATGGTTTTGTACTCCTGAGACCGGGCAAAATGAAACTGGTTCAGGTCTGTAATGGGCTGCGTATAAAGAAGCAATTATGAGAAGCAGTTTGGCAGAATAGTACATAAAGCAGAGAGAGTGGTAAGAGAGGCCCTGAATCTCAGGGATGACTGATTGACATGAACCTGTCCTATTACAGATCGTAGTTGAGTAGTGTTGTAGGAAGTAGTACATGTAGGAAGGGCGTACATGTTAGCGAATAAAAAGAGTGAGTGAGAGGGGTCTGGCAGTAAGCAAGTTACTGACTTAGAGGAAAGAGTTTTCAAATCTTAGACCTCTGTGGATCCAATAGTAACCTTCTGCTTGTAATGTTTTTATTGAAAtgtctttttccatttcagttttTTTAAGGTTATTTGCTTGTCTCACAATAGACAGTGATGGCCCCTGTGCCTTCTCCTTGTATTCCAGGTTTGTAGTGTGCGTGGCTTCTGTGATGGGCTGGGCTTAGAAGAAATAAAGCAGCCTGTTTATCAGTATGAATTCCTTAAGTATAAGCATGCACCCTCCTATAAGCTGATTGatccttcctttccctggaaGTCATCACAGATGCCTAGACAAGCAAacacaggaaataatttttatcaaaACACTTTTCAGTAAGATTCTGGTGGCAAATCTTCTTTAATTTGTCTCTGGTATATTTAACAGTGTCATCAGTGATTGTTGCTTGTTcagtttttaattactttttacaggctttaaatgtatttacaaaaatattactTAACATTAGATATAGttgttataaaaataattggaaaaaatataattattactGGCTTAGAACATTAGTATTCTTTTCTATGATTAAACATCTAGTAAGCATAAATCAGATGTTAGTCTGGCCACAAGAGAATAAATGAGATGTTGGGGCAagacagttttgaaaaaaagaaataaaagggcaTTTAAAATCAGCTGCTAGACTTCTCTGTTAATGTATTTGATTTAGTGCAACTTCACAGTTTGTAACAAACTGATTTAACATGTACCCACTCATTTATAGTtcattttaagaagaaaagtgGATGGGCCTGTGGAAGACCATAACCATCTTCTGATGCCAAATCCTTTCAGCCTTCAGCATGTGCTTGTATATATAATGTCTCTGGCATTGAAAAGATAGAGTTTgatacaaacaaaaaagaagatgGCTCAGATTTGGGCAAatgagacaaaaggaaaaaataaaattgtaaccACAGTGAGAAAGCTCGACGCTGCTGCAGTGTGTTTTCCTGGATTGAGCTACCATAAAAGTCATAAAATAGCAGCATAAACCAGGAAGTCATAATGTGGTTCAGCACACAGCTATCTGGGCAGCAACCTGAGctcatttattttcactggagaaaagaaacatcctGTAAAAACAGCCCAGTAAAAAATGAGGTTGGTCTGTCTGCCTTGCTATATTTTCCATATTGCTAGCTGACTTTGAAAcatctttctcttctgtgttttgcaGGGGGCTTTTTCTCCACCATCTTTTCCAGTTTGTTTGGAACTCGAGAGATGAGGATTCTCATCCTGGGGCTGGATGGAGCAGGAAAAACAACCATTCTCTACAGGTTACAAGTTGGAGAAGTTGTTACCACCATTCCAAGTAAGTCGAGTCAAGTAGGGAGAGTATTTGCCTGTAGCCTGTGGTGGTTCTGTGAAATGCTGTCATTTGCTTGTAGCTTTAACACATAAACTTTGTCAGCTGAATTTAGTATGTGTTTCCTTAATAAACAAAAGTACCTTACATTGTAGGAGCCTTGCACTGTTCTGTTTAAGAACTTTCTTGCATAAAAGTCTTACGGAAGAATATTATGCTGTCCTGCAAAATGCAAAAGGCATTTGACCTTAAGGTGGTTAGCATGGTTTGGCAGGCTTTTTGTGATAGGGCAGTGTTCAGTAGGTGGTAACTGTGGACTATTTAGTTGTTTCCAAATACAGTTATTATGTGAATTCCAGAGGCCACTGTTACTGTACATAGGATGGTGTCAGCAAATTCTACCTActtaatgatattttttttacaaGGGTCTTAAGTTTGTTAAATAAAAACTTTTGTTTAACACTGAGAAGAAATCAGACAATTTAACTTCATGTTCTGTAGAAAATGTAACAAAACTCAATGTGACGTCTCATGGAAGGAGATggtacttattttaaaaaatgtaactgATTTCACCAATGGTCTTGGCATCCGCACAGCCACACCAGCCTAGTGCAACATAATGTGTGTGCTGAAGTGGCCTGGCTGGGATCGCACTGTGTAACATAAAGGACAAGGGATGCTTGACCTGTGAGTCCCTGTCGTGTCTCATGTGTTCCTGTTGAATCTGACTTTGCCATGGTAAGATTTTTGCCTGAGGATGTTGCTTATTTCAGCCTCCATAAATTTTCAGCAGCCTGTGCCCACCAttctcctccctgtgctgtgtttctctgggctggcaggaaaaggaaggaCATAGGCATGAGGAATGACATACTGCAGCCTTGTTGCCATCCTCCAGACATCACAGTGTCAAGTCCTGTGCTGAGAAGCTGGTTCTGCTTTGGGTCTGCTGTGGTTCTTAAAACAGTGCAAACCTTGAATGGACATGAAGAACACATTCCTTAGTGTTCTGTTGCTCTCAGTTGTGTACTCAAAGCAGGTCAATTCTTTGACCCTTGCTCTGTTTCTTTTGGTGATTTCAGGGACACTTCTGTTGATTTTTAACAACCTTAGCATTTGTTATAGATCTCTACAGTATATTTACAAAGTTTTAttgttcacagaaaaaaaattgctatctTATTTTGAACCATGTTTGTTGAGTAACTTCACAAAGGGCGTGAACTTTATTATGCAGCTACCGagaattttcagtcctgaaaATCTTAAAGTGCTGTAAtgttcttcagaaaaacaaaaatcaccaACAGTAAAATTGTGTAACTTTGTTTCAGCCATTGGCTTCAATGTTGAGACAGTGACATACAAGAACCTGAAATTTCAAGTCTGGGACTTGGGAGGACAGACAAGCATAAGGTAATAGATCTCTTAAAATCAAAAGACATAATGAAATTTCTCTAAAAACTACCAAGTTCTTGCAGTTCTCAGCCCAGGCACTTCTGAAAAACGCTTcagttttaaagttttaaaaacagGCAGGAGAGCACTTTCGTCTGATGGAATTCAATTTGTAAAACGTGTGATGTGCTACAGATTggaaagaaacaagcaaatgtTTTTATACAGTTTTGTGCTGAAAAACAAGTTTATTAGTGTAGTAGGCAATTGAATAGCATTTGAGAGGAGTGGGTGATAGAAACCCAAAAGGATACTGAAATACTCTTAAGAATGCAAAACTAGAAAGTCTGACTAATAGGTGTAGACTAATTTTTTTAGCAAGCTTCACAAGTTTTGTAATGATGTATTATCAGTACCCCTCTATGATCCTTGTGTGATTCCTGTTTTCAACGCTCAGTAGTAAAAGATGCAACGCAGTTAGCTGGTAAGGTGCAATTAGTGAAGTGTAGGTTCCTTCTGTTTTTAGTTTTGGTACAGTAATTCTGATAAAGGTGGTTTATTTTGATCCATGTTAGTGACTTGTCTGGATGAACTAGTTATTTAAGATTTCCCTGTTTCTCTTTTGGTGACTGTAATGAAGAAGCTTCTGTGTTTAAACTTCCTTTGCTTCGCTGCCCCTTGGTTATGGACCTGATGCCCTGCAAGCCGATTCTCAAATAAATCTGTCGTCAGCACTTCTGTCCTTTCTCTGTTTGCaaactgcttttttgttttgtgttttggtgtttttgtttcttttcctctgccttgGCAAGTATTTGTGCTGTCTGTTCCTTTTTGTAGCATCTTCAACATATCTTCTACTTGCCTTAGGGGCCCAGCACCCCAGAGACAGATTTTGCGTCCTCTGGGAATCTGTTTTTAATTATCTCGCTAAAAAGAAGTGCTAAACATGCAGGTTGTATGACTGgaacttctctttcttctgcagGCCATATTGGCGGTGTTACTATTCAAACACAGATGCTGTCATTTATGTAGTGGACAGCTGTGATCGAGACAGAATTGGCACTTCAAAATCAGAGCTTGTTGCTATGTTAGAGGTAAGAAAACAAGGATGACAGTCTTTATCAGAAGAACAGaaattgagaaataaaaactgtttttttttttgagggaacATGAAATTTGATTTCAGTGAATTAAGTGAAGCTAAACTTCACTTGTGAAACTTCAAGTGTTGGTGTAGCCCATTCAACACTTCTGACTGAAGAAAGCATTAAATAGGCTGCAAATATTTAATGGATTTGTGCAGCACTGTCTGGGCTGTTACTTACATATTGTGGTCATATCAAAATTTACCTGCCTGCAAGGACAGCTGCTCAGTACTGTAGTGGTGGCAGAATCAGGCCCCTGAGGATTAACAGTAGTTAGTATTCTGCTACCATTGAAGCTGAAAAATACACGTAGAACAGGGTCGTATAAGTAAGAAGTTGAGCAACACTTCATAACCCCTGCTTCCCTTCTGGCCCAGATTCCTGCAAGCTCTCTGAATGTGCCCTGTAAATCCAGCTACCAGCTTGTCGTGATTTGGACTGGCCACATTTTGAAATGACTCCTATGTATCATGCtggaatggaaaataaataccatACTTTCACTGAAGAATTTTCTAGAGAACAAAAATCGGCTAACAAAATCACtgagtttgttttcattatatgGGTTTTCGCTGCTTAAATAAATTCAGTATAAGTCTCTGCTACAACTTCCATGATTCCCCTTTTTGTAGGAGGAAGAGCTGAAGAAGGCCATTTTGGTGGTGTTTGCAAATAAACAGGACATGGAACAGGCCATGACTCCCACAGAA from Pithys albifrons albifrons isolate INPA30051 chromosome 3, PitAlb_v1, whole genome shotgun sequence includes these protein-coding regions:
- the ARL1 gene encoding ADP-ribosylation factor-like protein 1 isoform X2; this translates as MGGFFSTIFSSLFGTREMRILILGLDGAGKTTILYRLQVGEVVTTIPTIGFNVETVTYKNLKFQVWDLGGQTSIRPYWRCYYSNTDAVIYVVDSCDRDRIGTSKSELVAMLEEEELKKAILVVFANKQDMEQAMTPTEMANALGLPALKDRKWQIFKTSATKGTGLDEAMEWLVEALKSRQ
- the ARL1 gene encoding ADP-ribosylation factor-like protein 1 isoform X1: MAPVPSPCIPGGFFSTIFSSLFGTREMRILILGLDGAGKTTILYRLQVGEVVTTIPTIGFNVETVTYKNLKFQVWDLGGQTSIRPYWRCYYSNTDAVIYVVDSCDRDRIGTSKSELVAMLEEEELKKAILVVFANKQDMEQAMTPTEMANALGLPALKDRKWQIFKTSATKGTGLDEAMEWLVEALKSRQ